One part of the Vicia villosa cultivar HV-30 ecotype Madison, WI linkage group LG6, Vvil1.0, whole genome shotgun sequence genome encodes these proteins:
- the LOC131609194 gene encoding pectinesterase-like — protein MATQETLLDKPRKSIPKIFWFILSLAAIVSSSAIIVSQLNKPIPFLHLSSAPNLCEHALDTESCLTHVSEAVQGPTLPNAKDHKLSTLISLLTKSTTHIQEAMNKANVIKSRVNSGREENALNDCEQLMNLSMERVWDSVLTLTKDNMDSQQDAHTWLSSVLTNHATCLDGLEGTSRVVMESDLQDLISRARSSLAVLVSVLPEKSNDGFIDESLNGDFPSWVTSKDRRLLESSAVNINANVVVAKDGSGKFKTVAEAVASAPNKGKTRYVIYVKKGIYKEKVDISSQKTNVMLVGDGMDATIITGSLNYVDGTGTFQSATVAAVGDGFIAQDIGFQNTAGPEKHQAVALRVGSDQSVINRCKIDAFQDTLYAHSNRQFYRDSFITGTIDFIFGNAAVVFQKSKLVARKPMSNQKNMVTAQGRLDPNQNTATSIQQCDIIPSTDLKPVLASIKTYLGRPWKNYSRTVVLQSLISYHIDPTGWAEWNDESKSFLKTLYYGEYQNSGPGAGTGKRVNWPGYHVLNTAEANKFTVKQLIQGNVWLKNKGVNYIEGL, from the exons ATGGCTACTCAAGAAACTTTGCTAGACAAGCCTCGAAAATCCATTCCCAAAATATTTTGGTTTATCCTTTCTTTAGCTGCTATTGTAAGCTCATCAGCCATTATTGTTTCTCAACTCAACAAACCCATTCCTTTCCTCCACCTCTCATCAGCTCCCAATCTGTGTGAGCATGCTCTTGATACAGAATCATGTTTAACTCATGTATCAGAAGCAGTTCAAGGCCCAACCTTGCCTAACGCAAAAGACCACAAGTTGAGCACACTCATATCCTTATTAACCAAGTCCACCACACACATTCAAGAAGCCATGAATAAGGCCAATGTTATAAAAAGCCGAGTTAACAGCGGCAGAGAAGAAAATGCTTTGAATGACTGTGAGCAACTAATGAACTTGTCCATGGAAAGAGTTTGGGACTCAGTGTTGACTCTAACAAAAGATAACATGGACTCACAGCAAGATGCACACACATGGCTGAGTAGTGTGCTCACTAACCATGCAACTTGCTTGGATGGTTTAGAGGGTACATCTCGGGTCGTGATGGAAAGTGACCTTCAGGACTTAATATCCAGAGCTAGATCTTCTCTGGCCGTGCTTGTTTCCGTTTTACCTGAAAAGAGTAACGACGGATTCATTGATGAATCGTTGAACGGTGACTTTCCCTCATGGGTAACGAGTAAGGATCGAAGGCTTTTGGAGTCTTCAGCTGTGAACATAAATGCCAATGTTGTGGTGGCTAAAGATGGGAGCGGCAAGTTCAAGACTGTGGCTGAGGCTGTGGCATCCGCACCTAACAAAGGTAAGACAAGGTATGTTATCTATGTGAAAAAGGGAATCTACAAAGAGAAGGTTGACATCAGTAGTCAGAAGACAAATGTGATGCTCGTGGGTGACGGTATGGATGCAACGATTATCACAGGCAGCTTGAATTATGTTGATGGAACAGGAACTTTCCAATCTGCAACTGTTG CTGCTGTTGGGGATGGGTTTATAGCTCAGGACATTGGATTCCAAAACACAGCAGGCCCAGAGAAGCACCAGGCGGTTGCTCTCCGTGTCGGTTCTGATCAATCTGTCATCAACCGTTGTAAAATTGACGCATTTCAAGACACTCTCTATGCACACTCCAACCGTCAGTTTTACCGTGATTCCTTCATTACTGGTACTATTGATTTCATCTTTGGAAATGCAGCTGTTGTGTTTCAGAAGAGCAAACTCGTGGCCCGAAAGCCCATGAGCAACCAAAAAAACATGGTCACAGCCCAAGGTCGACTAGACCCAAACCAGAACACGGCAACTTCAATTCAGCAGTGTGACATAATACCAAGCACGGACCTCAAACCTGTCCTAGCCTCCATTAAAACATACCTAGGCCGCCCATGGAAAAACTACTCCAGGACTGTTGTGCTGCAGTCCCTAATAAGCTACCACATTGACCCAACAGGATGGGCTGAATGGAATGACGAGAGTAAGAGCTTTCTCAAAACATTGTATTACGGAGAGTATCAGAACAGTGGACCAGGTGCTGGTACCGGCAAAAGAGTGAACTGGCCTGGTTATCATGTCCTAAATACTGCAGAGGCTAACAAGTTTACAGTTAAACAGCTCATCCAGGGTAATGTTTGGCTGAAGAACAAAGGGGTGAACTATATCGAAGGCCTGTAG
- the LOC131609196 gene encoding pectinesterase-like codes for MATQEALLDKPRKSIPKTFWLILSLVAIVSSSAIIVSQLNKPISFLHLSSAPNMCEHALDTESCLTHVSEAVQGPTLANTKDHKLSTLISLLTKSTTHIQEAMNKANVIKSRVNSGREENALNDCEQLMNLSMERVWDSVMTLTKDNMDSQQDAHTWLSSVLTNHVTCLDGLQGTTRAVMESDIQDLISRARSSLAVLVSVLPKTSNDEFVDESMNGEFPTWVMNKDRRLLESSGGDIKANVVVAKDGSGNFKTVAEAVASAPDKGKTRYVIYVKRGIYKEKVEIGKKKTNVMLVGDGMDATIITGSLNAIDINSTFRSATVAAVGDGFIAQDIGFQNTAGPEKHQAVALRVGSDQSVINRCRIDAFQDTLYAHSNRQFYRECFITGTIDFIFGNAAVVIQKSKIVARKPMSNQKNMVTAQGRTDPNQNTATSIQQCDIIPSTDLIPVLDSIKTYLGRPWKNYSRTVVMQSLIGNHIDPTGWAEWNETTKGFLKTLYYGEYQNSGPGAGTGKRVNWPGYHVLNTAEATMFTVAEIIQGNVWLKNKGVAYIEGL; via the exons ATGGCTACCCAAGAAGCTTTGCTAGACAAGCCTCGAAAATCCATTCCCAAAACATTTTGGTTAATCCTCTCTTTAGTTGCTATTGTAAGCTCATCAGCCATTATTGTTTCTCAACTCAACAAACCCATCTCTTTCCTCCACCTCTCATCAGCTCCCAATATGTGTGAGCATGCTCTTGATACAGAATCATGTTTAACTCATGTATCAGAAGCAGTTCAAGGCCCAACCTTGGCTAACACAAAAGACCACAAGTTGAGCACACTCATATCCTTATTAACCAAGTCCACCACACACATTCAAGAAGCCATGAACAAAGCTAATGTTATAAAAAGCCGAGTTAACAGCGGCAGAGAGGAAAATGCTTTGAATGACTGTGAGCAACTAATGAACTTGTCCATGGAGAGAGTTTGGGACTCAGTGATGACTCTAACAAAAGATAACATGGACTCACAGCAAGACGCACACACATGGCTAAGTAGTGTGCTCACCAACCACGTAACTTGCTTGGATGGATTACAAGGAACAACTCGGGCGGTTATGGAAAGTGACATTCAGGACTTAATATCAAGAGCCAGGTCTTCTCTGGCCGTGCTTGTTTCCGTTTTACCTAAAACGAGTAACGACGAATTTGTTGACGAATCAATGAACGGTGAGTTTCCCACATGGGTAATGAATAAGGATAGAAGGCTTTTGGAGTCTTCAGGTGGGGACATAAAGGCCAATGTTGTGGTGGCTAAAGATGGGAGCGGTAACTTCAAAACTGTGGCTGAGGCTGTGGCATCTGCACCAGACAAAGGTAAGACACGGTATGTTATCTATGTGAAAAGGGGAATCTACAAAGAGAAGGTAGAAATCGGTAAGAAAAAGACGAATGTGATGCTCGTTGGTGATGGTATGGATGCAACAATAATCACTGGCAGCTTGAATGCTATCGATATAAACAGCACCTTCAGATCTGCAACTGTTG CTGCTGTTGGGGATGGGTTTATAGCTCAGGACATTGGATTCCAAAACACGGCAGGCCCAGAGAAGCACCAGGCAGTTGCTCTCCGTGTCGGTTCTGATCAATCTGTCATCAACCGCTGTCGCATTGACGCATTTCAAGACACTCTCTACGCACACTCCAACCGACAGTTTTACCGCGAATGCTTCATTACTGGTACTATTGATTTTATCTTTGGAAACGCAGCTGTCGTGATCCAGAAGAGCAAAATCGTGGCCCGAAAGCCCATGAGCAACCAAAAAAACATGGTGACAGCCCAAGGTCGAACAGACCCAAACCAGAACACTGCAACTTCAATTCAGCAGTGTGACATAATACCAAGCACGGACCTCATACCTGTCCTAGACTCCATTAAGACTTACTTAGGCCGCCCGTGGAAAAACTACTCCAGGACTGTTGTGATGCAGTCCTTGATAGGCAACCACATCGACCCAACGGGATGGGCCGAATGGAATGAGACGACTAAGGGCTTTCTCAAAACATTGTATTATGGAGAGTACCAGAACAGTGGGCCCGGTGCTGGTACCGGCAAAAGAGTGAATTGGCCTGGCTATCATGTCCTAAATACTGCAGAGGCAACTATGTTTACAGTTGCAGAGATCATCCAAGGTAATGTTTGGCTGAAGAACAAAGGGGTGGCCTATATCGAAGGCCTGTAG